The Canis lupus baileyi chromosome 11, mCanLup2.hap1, whole genome shotgun sequence genome includes a window with the following:
- the RASSF3 gene encoding ras association domain-containing protein 3 isoform X1: MSSGYSSLEEDAEDFFFTARTSFFRRAPQGKPRAGQQDVEKEKETHNYLSKEEIQEKVHKYNLAVTDKLKMTLNSNGIYTGFIKVQMELCSPPQTSGKLAPSSNGCMNTLHISSTNTVGEVIEALLKKFLVTESPAKFALYKRCHREDQVYACKLSDREHPLYLRLVAGPRTDTLSFVLREHEIGEGGLNLGQFSWRKKSPSYSPSLDQMPALRRHLSQSLGSLQPPGAAEFLAHPGQGGSRAAAERAAALRGLQTQAGGSPGRGVEARLGRGACVRSGCRGAVVGAVVTAVIAAVAWAPRRPAAGQLLGGSAAPTPRQAVNLLVWPGAAQAAWKQGLWGFCFWVLFPYSVLVNSVMRTFSFRICR; encoded by the exons gatgtggagaaagagaaggagacgCACAATTACCTCAGCAAAGAGGAAATCCAAGAGAAAGTTCACAAATACAACCTAGCAGTCACAGACAAGTTGAAGATGACCTTG aaTTCAAATGGGATTTACACTGGCTTCATTAAAGTCCAGATGGAGCTCTGCAGCCCCCCCCAGACTTCTGGAAAGCTCGCTCCCAGCAGCAACGGCTGCATGAACACGCTTCACATCAGCAGCACGAACACCGTCGGGGAAGTGATCGAGGCCCTGCTCAAGAAGTTTCTCGTGACCGAGAGCCCTGCCAAGTTTGCACTTTATAAGCGTTGTCATAGGGAAGACCAAG TCTATGCCTGCAAGCTCTCAGACCGGGAACATCCGCTCTACCTGCGTTTGGTAGCTGGGCCCAGGACAGACACACTGAGTTTCGTTCTTCGTGAACATGAAATCGGAGAG GGAGGATTGAATTTAGGCCAGTTCAGTTGGAGGAAGAAAAGCCCTTCATACAGTCCTTCTCTAGATCAAATGCCAGCTTTAAGACGACACTTGAGTCAATCTT TGGGAAGCCTTCAGCCTCCCGGAGCTGCAGAATTTCTTGCGCATCCTGGACAAGGAGGAAGCCGAGCAGCTGCAGAGCGTGCGGCGGCGCTACGCGGCCTACAGACACAAGCTGGAGGAAGCCCTGGGCGAGGTGTGGAAGCCCGACTAGGACGCGGGGCCTGTGTCCGAAGCGGCTGCCGCGGGGCTGTCGTCGGGGCTGTCGTCACGGCTGTCATCGCGGCTGTCGCCTGGGCCCCTCGGCGGCCCGCTGCCGGGCAGCTTCTCGGTGGTTCTGCGGCACCGACCCCCCGGCAAGCTGTGAATCTGCTCGTGTGGCCCGGAGCCGCCCAGGCTGCTTGGAAGCAGGGActctggggtttttgtttttgggttttatttcctTACTCTGTTTTAGTTAATTCTGTGATGAGGACGTTCAGCTTCAGGATATGCAGGTGA
- the RASSF3 gene encoding ras association domain-containing protein 3 isoform X2: protein MLIPTVPPGALSDVEKEKETHNYLSKEEIQEKVHKYNLAVTDKLKMTLNSNGIYTGFIKVQMELCSPPQTSGKLAPSSNGCMNTLHISSTNTVGEVIEALLKKFLVTESPAKFALYKRCHREDQVYACKLSDREHPLYLRLVAGPRTDTLSFVLREHEIGEGGLNLGQFSWRKKSPSYSPSLDQMPALRRHLSQSLGSLQPPGAAEFLAHPGQGGSRAAAERAAALRGLQTQAGGSPGRGVEARLGRGACVRSGCRGAVVGAVVTAVIAAVAWAPRRPAAGQLLGGSAAPTPRQAVNLLVWPGAAQAAWKQGLWGFCFWVLFPYSVLVNSVMRTFSFRICR, encoded by the exons gatgtggagaaagagaaggagacgCACAATTACCTCAGCAAAGAGGAAATCCAAGAGAAAGTTCACAAATACAACCTAGCAGTCACAGACAAGTTGAAGATGACCTTG aaTTCAAATGGGATTTACACTGGCTTCATTAAAGTCCAGATGGAGCTCTGCAGCCCCCCCCAGACTTCTGGAAAGCTCGCTCCCAGCAGCAACGGCTGCATGAACACGCTTCACATCAGCAGCACGAACACCGTCGGGGAAGTGATCGAGGCCCTGCTCAAGAAGTTTCTCGTGACCGAGAGCCCTGCCAAGTTTGCACTTTATAAGCGTTGTCATAGGGAAGACCAAG TCTATGCCTGCAAGCTCTCAGACCGGGAACATCCGCTCTACCTGCGTTTGGTAGCTGGGCCCAGGACAGACACACTGAGTTTCGTTCTTCGTGAACATGAAATCGGAGAG GGAGGATTGAATTTAGGCCAGTTCAGTTGGAGGAAGAAAAGCCCTTCATACAGTCCTTCTCTAGATCAAATGCCAGCTTTAAGACGACACTTGAGTCAATCTT TGGGAAGCCTTCAGCCTCCCGGAGCTGCAGAATTTCTTGCGCATCCTGGACAAGGAGGAAGCCGAGCAGCTGCAGAGCGTGCGGCGGCGCTACGCGGCCTACAGACACAAGCTGGAGGAAGCCCTGGGCGAGGTGTGGAAGCCCGACTAGGACGCGGGGCCTGTGTCCGAAGCGGCTGCCGCGGGGCTGTCGTCGGGGCTGTCGTCACGGCTGTCATCGCGGCTGTCGCCTGGGCCCCTCGGCGGCCCGCTGCCGGGCAGCTTCTCGGTGGTTCTGCGGCACCGACCCCCCGGCAAGCTGTGAATCTGCTCGTGTGGCCCGGAGCCGCCCAGGCTGCTTGGAAGCAGGGActctggggtttttgtttttgggttttatttcctTACTCTGTTTTAGTTAATTCTGTGATGAGGACGTTCAGCTTCAGGATATGCAGGTGA
- the RASSF3 gene encoding ras association domain-containing protein 3 isoform X3, which produces MTLNSNGIYTGFIKVQMELCSPPQTSGKLAPSSNGCMNTLHISSTNTVGEVIEALLKKFLVTESPAKFALYKRCHREDQVYACKLSDREHPLYLRLVAGPRTDTLSFVLREHEIGEGGLNLGQFSWRKKSPSYSPSLDQMPALRRHLSQSLGSLQPPGAAEFLAHPGQGGSRAAAERAAALRGLQTQAGGSPGRGVEARLGRGACVRSGCRGAVVGAVVTAVIAAVAWAPRRPAAGQLLGGSAAPTPRQAVNLLVWPGAAQAAWKQGLWGFCFWVLFPYSVLVNSVMRTFSFRICR; this is translated from the exons ATGACCTTG aaTTCAAATGGGATTTACACTGGCTTCATTAAAGTCCAGATGGAGCTCTGCAGCCCCCCCCAGACTTCTGGAAAGCTCGCTCCCAGCAGCAACGGCTGCATGAACACGCTTCACATCAGCAGCACGAACACCGTCGGGGAAGTGATCGAGGCCCTGCTCAAGAAGTTTCTCGTGACCGAGAGCCCTGCCAAGTTTGCACTTTATAAGCGTTGTCATAGGGAAGACCAAG TCTATGCCTGCAAGCTCTCAGACCGGGAACATCCGCTCTACCTGCGTTTGGTAGCTGGGCCCAGGACAGACACACTGAGTTTCGTTCTTCGTGAACATGAAATCGGAGAG GGAGGATTGAATTTAGGCCAGTTCAGTTGGAGGAAGAAAAGCCCTTCATACAGTCCTTCTCTAGATCAAATGCCAGCTTTAAGACGACACTTGAGTCAATCTT TGGGAAGCCTTCAGCCTCCCGGAGCTGCAGAATTTCTTGCGCATCCTGGACAAGGAGGAAGCCGAGCAGCTGCAGAGCGTGCGGCGGCGCTACGCGGCCTACAGACACAAGCTGGAGGAAGCCCTGGGCGAGGTGTGGAAGCCCGACTAGGACGCGGGGCCTGTGTCCGAAGCGGCTGCCGCGGGGCTGTCGTCGGGGCTGTCGTCACGGCTGTCATCGCGGCTGTCGCCTGGGCCCCTCGGCGGCCCGCTGCCGGGCAGCTTCTCGGTGGTTCTGCGGCACCGACCCCCCGGCAAGCTGTGAATCTGCTCGTGTGGCCCGGAGCCGCCCAGGCTGCTTGGAAGCAGGGActctggggtttttgtttttgggttttatttcctTACTCTGTTTTAGTTAATTCTGTGATGAGGACGTTCAGCTTCAGGATATGCAGGTGA